The DNA sequence TCGACGCCCACAGCTCCGTCTTCGTCGTCTTCCGCAAACCCGCCGAAGGCGGCGGACGCCCGGCGCCCGCGCCGAAGGAGCCCAAGGTCCTCGCCGCGCTTGACGGCCCGTGGACTGTCGAGTTCCCCTTCGGCGAGGAGACCTTCAAGGCCCTCGCCTCCTGGACCGAGAGCAAGAACGACGACGTCAAGTACTTCTCCGGAGAGGCCGTCTACCGGGCCGTCTTCAAGACCGATGAGACCAAAGGCGTGAGCCTCGACCTCGGCAGGGTCAACGACACCGCCGTGGTGCGCGTGAACGGCAAAGAGCTCGGCACCCTGTGGAAAGAGCCCTACCGCCTCGACATTTCCGCCGCCCTCCGGCCCGGCAAGAACGAGGTCGAGATCACCGTCGTCAACCCCTGGATCAACCGCCTCATCGGCGACAACCGGTCCAGGGCGGAAAACCGCACCACTTTCATGAGCCAGAACATCGTCAAGCCCGGCGCCCGCCTCAAGCCCGCGGGGCTCCTCGGCCCCGTCCGCATCCTCGCGGAATAGGGCGGAGGAGCGACGAAAACTCCGGTCGCCGGGCAGGACAAGCGGGATGGCAATGCTGCGGAATCACGCCCCGCGGCCTGTCTTCACGCCGCATTTCCCGGGGTGCAACGCCGCCTCCAGGCGGTCAAAGAGCGTCACGTCCGCCCCGGGGCACTCCCCGACGGAGAACACGTCGTGCAGTTTGGCGAGCTGCTTGACGATCTGCTCCAGTTTCCCGTCGTCGTTGACCAGCAGCCACATGCGGCTGTGGTCGCCGCCGACGGGGCCGCACAGGATGCCC is a window from the Candidatus Hydrogenedentota bacterium genome containing:
- the ilvN gene encoding acetolactate synthase small subunit, giving the protein MQTESTARPAGTVLELLVNNHPGVMAHITGLFARRAFNLEGILCGPVGGDHSRMWLLVNDDGKLEQIVKQLAKLHDVFSVGECPGADVTLFDRLEAALHPGKCGVKTGRGA